From Arcticibacter tournemirensis, one genomic window encodes:
- a CDS encoding response regulator transcription factor: MRPKLLFIEDETDLGNVVKQYLEIMGFEVTWCTNGNSAFAEFTTHKGKFDLLIIDIQLPDISGFDLAKRIQQLNQETSFLFLTARNEKQDRLLGLKIGADDYICKPFDIEEFILRIKNILRRNSQTHNALNVEDDSEDNVSIGDIILKKDLLTLTIAGRKPDSITLREAELLEYLCSHPNKILKREFILIQLWGQNDYFLGRSLDVFISRLRKLLKFSSTVSIDNVYGIGFIFTVNKNVKAGSQKISNQ; this comes from the coding sequence ATGAGACCAAAACTACTTTTTATAGAAGACGAGACAGACCTTGGAAACGTAGTGAAACAATACCTCGAGATTATGGGTTTTGAAGTAACATGGTGTACTAATGGCAACAGCGCTTTTGCCGAATTTACAACTCATAAGGGTAAGTTCGATCTTCTTATCATTGATATCCAGTTACCTGACATAAGCGGTTTTGATCTCGCAAAACGAATCCAACAACTCAATCAGGAAACATCCTTCCTTTTCTTAACTGCCCGGAATGAAAAGCAGGATCGGTTGCTTGGATTGAAGATAGGTGCGGATGATTACATATGCAAGCCGTTCGATATAGAAGAGTTCATACTGCGTATTAAGAATATCCTTAGACGAAACTCGCAGACTCATAATGCTCTCAACGTAGAGGATGACTCTGAGGATAATGTATCCATTGGTGACATCATCCTGAAGAAAGACCTTCTTACCCTTACTATTGCTGGAAGAAAGCCCGATTCAATAACCTTACGGGAAGCGGAGCTACTTGAATACCTTTGCAGCCATCCAAATAAGATATTGAAACGTGAATTCATCCTGATTCAGCTATGGGGCCAAAACGACTATTTCCTGGGACGCAGCCTCGACGTCTTCATTTCCAGGCTCCGAAAACTGCTCAAATTTTCTTCGACAGTAAGTATAGACAACGTGTATGGCATTGGTTTCATATTCACGGTCAATAAAAATGTCAAAGCCGGAAGTCAGAAAATCTCTAATCAATAA
- a CDS encoding sensor histidine kinase — protein sequence MDEIKRINISPKTHVVFLIVSVLVLLIVQYQLISNTYSLKNKQYRLEEQQVINDLYSASIRNDKVYPGGQRIVDSFINRRMLDLSTIYKRDKVAFQRETRLLLDSVITEMRDRSNMDRLFQTFVQKGHLPSNLKYLLTINDITIKDERNQYIPLFSEQTLRGHTSPLFYPRKVVVIDGTLKHPGSHNLTSSYTVSSPSENSYQLSFSLYVDRTDRDLILFKMMLPTLTLSLISILGVVLINYITFRNWVKQKKLAEMKSDFLNSITHEFNTPLSTILVANRSLQNEKLSSKTENIHSLTEVINRQTLRLQSLFQQVIDITKTSKATLKKNEYNLNEVLDEVLLDYRLKIAEEPVTISFNKGTNINPVQLNKFWFTTMLFNIFNNAIKYNDKNQKEIIVTTTTGKNGIEIHVKDNGIGIPARNVKHIFEKFFRGNKNELSSIAGLGLGLFYVKQCVDTHGWQIGVISKEDIGSEFIIQIG from the coding sequence ATGGATGAAATAAAGAGAATCAATATATCCCCTAAAACCCACGTCGTGTTTCTCATTGTGAGTGTACTCGTGCTTCTGATAGTACAATATCAATTAATATCTAACACTTATAGCCTCAAAAACAAGCAATATCGTCTGGAAGAGCAGCAAGTGATCAATGATTTATATTCGGCTAGCATAAGGAATGACAAGGTCTATCCCGGTGGACAAAGGATCGTGGATAGTTTCATAAATCGGCGTATGCTCGATCTTTCAACTATTTATAAAAGGGACAAGGTCGCCTTCCAACGTGAAACACGGTTACTATTAGACTCCGTTATAACAGAAATGAGAGACCGTTCTAATATGGATAGGCTGTTTCAAACTTTTGTTCAAAAGGGACATCTACCCTCTAATCTGAAGTATCTTTTAACCATAAATGATATCACGATCAAAGATGAACGTAATCAATACATTCCATTGTTTAGTGAACAAACTTTACGAGGTCATACGAGCCCTTTGTTTTACCCGAGGAAGGTTGTTGTTATAGACGGAACATTAAAACATCCCGGTAGTCATAATCTGACGTCAAGCTACACCGTCAGTTCGCCAAGTGAGAATAGTTACCAACTTTCCTTTTCCTTATATGTTGACCGCACCGATCGTGACCTTATTCTATTCAAAATGATGTTACCCACACTTACTTTATCCCTAATCAGCATATTGGGAGTAGTACTGATAAATTATATTACGTTTCGTAATTGGGTGAAGCAAAAAAAGCTCGCCGAAATGAAGTCTGATTTCCTCAACAGTATTACCCATGAATTTAACACTCCGTTATCAACAATATTAGTGGCAAACAGGAGTCTCCAAAACGAGAAGCTTTCGTCCAAAACGGAAAACATACATAGTTTAACCGAAGTTATTAATCGTCAGACACTAAGATTACAAAGTCTTTTTCAGCAAGTCATTGACATTACAAAAACAAGCAAAGCTACCCTGAAAAAAAACGAGTATAATCTGAACGAAGTGTTAGATGAAGTACTGCTTGATTACCGTCTTAAGATTGCAGAAGAACCTGTAACTATTTCTTTCAATAAAGGCACAAATATTAACCCGGTACAGCTCAATAAATTCTGGTTTACTACGATGTTATTTAATATATTCAACAATGCTATAAAGTACAACGACAAAAATCAAAAAGAAATTATTGTCACAACCACAACGGGCAAAAATGGCATAGAAATACACGTAAAGGACAATGGGATCGGTATCCCCGCCAGGAATGTAAAACATATCTTTGAAAAGTTCTTTAGAGGGAATAAAAATGAGCTGAGCTCAATCGCCGGCCTGGGTCTAGGGTTATTCTATGTCAAGCAATGTGTAGATACACACGGCTGGCAGATCGGTGTAATAAGTAAAGAAGATATAGGGAGTGAGTTTATTATTCAAATTGGATAA
- a CDS encoding SusC/RagA family TonB-linked outer membrane protein: MIKIRLLNYLALCLIVQLFSGQLVWSQDKQIITVTGIVKDELNSTLPGVTITNLSTRKSISTDEKGRFSITASRGDSLVARFIGFRNYTFVFDRSIEFNITLVGEDNNLKEVVVVGYGQQKKINMVGSQSTVKIEELKQPVANLSAALAGRIAGVVGVQRTGLPGSNTADVWIRGISTFGSNSAGPLIVVDGVQGRSLNAFDPEDIASLTILKDASATAVYGAQGANGVILITTKKGVSGKPSLMFNYNQGLVNFTKVPELTNAEQYMRLRNEAMVSSGLSPEYSNEYIENTLNGTDPNLYPNVNWMDVIFKDASYNRRANFSARGGNENTQFYTSVAYYDESSLLDMDELQSYKANSRFKRYNFTSNIDMNWTKTTRFTLGVQGYITNTNYPAAQTDINATSGNDPVAGVQSIFSRVMQTNPVLYPLMYPGNLVPAVNQSSDAQPNPYALATQTGYINRFGSQLYSNAKISQELGFVTPGLAAHAMFSFDTYNSHTIARRRTRTTYAIDRADPYDDDGSLNMVVLSNGSDNLGYQRTNGGDRQLYFEGGFNYNRQFGKHNVTGLLLYTQTDQTAAFAGDLTGSLPFRTQRLVGRANYLFNDRYAAEFNFAYDGSENFVPSRRYGFFPSFGVGWILSNESFFEPLRDAFQTVKFRYSNGITGSGGGGRRFGFMTIVTTGANGYSFYNPLTGNISYGGVAISDYGYDVTWAESHKQDIGLDITTLKSKLNITLDWFKEHRTGVFLQRASLPNYLGLQNQPYGNLGVIDNQGLDGSVALDGYKIGQTTWSFNGTFTYSRNKLIDNDAPKQLYPYLERRGRNSLATFGYVADGLFQSQGEIDNHADQSALGSQRPGDIRYKDLNGDGVINTYDQTKIGNGDVPNLVYGFGFNVSYKKFYVGAFFQGVNGAERLLSGDGIIPFNNSTGPERSNLYAAAESRWTEENPSQDVFYPRLGYGNSVNKNNAVASTWWIKDIDFIRLKTVDLGYYLPTGKMSTMGIKNARIYFQGVNLLYWSKFKLWDPELNSSNGSSYPNIRTYSIGLQANF; the protein is encoded by the coding sequence ATGATAAAAATTAGACTTTTAAACTATTTAGCGTTATGTCTGATCGTTCAGTTGTTCAGCGGACAATTGGTGTGGTCGCAGGACAAGCAGATAATTACAGTAACGGGTATTGTTAAGGATGAGCTAAACTCAACATTGCCGGGGGTAACAATAACTAATTTAAGTACGCGCAAGAGCATAAGTACAGATGAAAAAGGGAGGTTTTCTATAACTGCCAGCAGAGGCGATTCACTAGTCGCCCGTTTTATCGGTTTCCGCAATTATACTTTTGTATTCGATCGATCTATCGAATTTAATATTACACTGGTTGGCGAAGACAATAACTTAAAAGAGGTTGTTGTTGTTGGGTATGGTCAGCAGAAGAAAATCAATATGGTTGGTTCCCAGTCGACAGTTAAAATAGAAGAATTGAAACAGCCGGTAGCTAATCTAAGCGCAGCGCTTGCCGGAAGAATAGCTGGTGTTGTAGGTGTTCAAAGAACGGGCTTGCCCGGAAGTAATACTGCTGATGTTTGGATTCGTGGGATCTCGACATTTGGTTCAAATAGCGCTGGCCCGTTGATCGTTGTAGATGGAGTACAGGGCCGTAGTTTGAACGCTTTTGACCCGGAAGATATAGCTTCATTAACGATCTTAAAGGATGCTTCAGCCACTGCTGTTTACGGTGCACAAGGAGCAAACGGTGTTATCCTAATTACTACAAAAAAAGGTGTTAGTGGTAAACCAAGCCTTATGTTCAATTATAATCAGGGCTTGGTTAATTTTACAAAAGTCCCTGAGCTCACAAATGCAGAACAGTACATGCGTTTGCGCAATGAAGCAATGGTAAGTTCCGGGTTAAGCCCTGAATATAGTAATGAATATATCGAGAACACCCTTAATGGCACTGATCCAAATTTATATCCCAATGTAAATTGGATGGACGTTATATTCAAGGATGCCTCTTATAACCGACGCGCTAATTTTAGTGCGCGCGGAGGTAATGAGAATACTCAGTTCTATACATCTGTGGCATATTATGACGAAAGTAGTTTGCTCGATATGGACGAATTGCAAAGCTATAAAGCAAATTCCCGTTTTAAGAGATACAATTTTACCTCCAATATTGATATGAACTGGACAAAAACGACCAGATTTACATTGGGGGTACAGGGTTATATCACAAATACGAATTATCCGGCTGCTCAAACAGACATCAACGCTACTTCGGGAAATGACCCTGTTGCCGGCGTACAGTCAATCTTCAGCAGAGTGATGCAAACAAATCCTGTACTATATCCTCTTATGTATCCCGGTAATCTGGTTCCTGCGGTGAATCAGTCCTCTGACGCGCAACCCAATCCATATGCTTTAGCTACACAAACTGGATATATTAATAGATTTGGAAGCCAATTGTATTCCAATGCAAAGATATCTCAGGAACTTGGTTTTGTAACACCTGGGCTCGCGGCACATGCCATGTTTTCCTTTGATACTTATAACTCTCATACTATTGCAAGAAGGCGAACGCGAACTACATATGCTATTGATCGCGCAGATCCTTATGATGATGACGGATCTCTTAATATGGTTGTTTTGTCAAATGGGTCGGATAATCTAGGCTATCAGAGAACGAATGGCGGGGATCGGCAGCTCTATTTCGAAGGAGGTTTCAATTACAACAGACAATTCGGAAAACATAATGTGACTGGCCTTTTATTATATACTCAGACTGACCAAACCGCTGCTTTTGCCGGTGATCTTACGGGCTCTTTGCCATTTCGTACGCAGCGTCTCGTCGGCCGTGCTAATTATCTTTTTAACGACCGTTATGCTGCCGAGTTTAATTTTGCTTATGATGGATCTGAGAATTTCGTGCCCAGTCGTCGGTATGGATTCTTTCCATCTTTCGGTGTGGGATGGATACTGTCGAACGAAAGCTTTTTCGAACCTCTTCGGGATGCCTTTCAAACTGTTAAGTTCAGATATTCTAATGGTATAACAGGTTCAGGTGGAGGTGGTCGCCGTTTTGGTTTTATGACTATTGTTACAACAGGGGCAAATGGCTATTCATTCTATAATCCTTTAACCGGTAACATCAGTTATGGGGGAGTAGCTATATCAGATTATGGCTACGACGTTACCTGGGCAGAGTCGCATAAGCAGGATATTGGTCTAGATATAACGACGCTGAAGAGCAAATTGAATATTACACTGGATTGGTTTAAGGAACATCGTACAGGTGTTTTTCTTCAACGTGCAAGTTTACCCAATTATTTAGGGCTTCAGAATCAGCCATACGGAAACCTGGGCGTCATAGACAATCAGGGCCTAGACGGAAGTGTAGCCTTGGATGGGTATAAAATTGGTCAGACAACATGGTCTTTCAATGGCACATTTACATACAGTAGAAATAAGCTGATCGATAATGATGCGCCTAAACAACTTTATCCTTATCTTGAAAGAAGGGGGCGTAATTCATTAGCCACCTTTGGCTATGTGGCTGATGGGTTGTTTCAGAGTCAAGGAGAAATCGACAATCATGCAGACCAATCAGCTCTTGGTTCACAGCGTCCGGGAGATATCAGGTACAAAGACTTAAACGGGGATGGGGTGATAAACACCTATGACCAGACGAAGATCGGTAATGGAGATGTGCCTAATCTGGTTTATGGTTTTGGTTTCAATGTTAGCTATAAGAAGTTTTATGTAGGCGCCTTTTTTCAGGGTGTTAATGGCGCGGAGAGGCTTTTGTCTGGAGATGGAATTATTCCCTTCAATAATAGTACTGGACCTGAAAGAAGTAATCTATATGCCGCAGCTGAATCAAGATGGACAGAAGAGAACCCTTCTCAGGATGTTTTTTATCCACGCCTGGGTTATGGAAATTCCGTGAATAAGAATAACGCCGTAGCATCAACGTGGTGGATAAAAGATATCGACTTTATACGCTTAAAAACTGTAGATTTAGGATATTACCTACCTACTGGAAAGATGAGCACCATGGGAATTAAGAATGCTCGCATTTATTTTCAGGGTGTAAACCTTCTATATTGGAGTAAGTTTAAGCTTTGGGATCCTGAGCTGAACAGTTCGAACGGTTCCTCGTATCCTAACATCCGAACGTACTCAATTGGTTTACAGGCGAACTTTTAG
- a CDS encoding RagB/SusD family nutrient uptake outer membrane protein — protein sequence MKTKILSIILAGGLFVSSGCSDFLDQIPDNVLTVEDIFKSKDYVDDYLTQIYANIPNELSQRLGEQFSGPWTAGSDEAKYNWDFNYANNLNRSTWATTDGTVSNLWNNFYKSIRNATDFIDKIDGANEAEVNTAMKSRYKAEARALRAMYYYWLVRIYGPVPMVNKVLPVDAPLSEVLLPRSSFDECISFIVGELDQAYNDLPIIPVDDEYGRITKGIVKAFKVEALMLNASPLFNGNADMAGLVNKDGKQLINQSYDANKWKAAADAAKEFLDLFVPVTYDLYVDPSTTSDPFIKAYLSTRNVMSAEWNKEWIFARPKSMNRSEYDKTPKHVGYTTAVQGAGALGATQKMVDAYFMANGLSIGNQSSGYQSTGSSDFKAPFDVKARSTYNQWINREPRFYVGITYNRSYWLFQGSNTSEVVSVMELSGNSGRKQSTSDVSPTGYIVRKNVVGNSNDRGNVQLRLAQIYLDYAEALNEYDPGNSNILKYLNLIRERAGIPTYGSGQGQISVPATQSLMREAIRKERQVELAFENVRYFDARRWKIASTEFAGEVYGMNMFGDGNAFYGKTLIETRTFRQRDYLWPIPNDEILKNELMVQNPGW from the coding sequence ATGAAAACGAAAATATTATCTATAATACTTGCTGGTGGACTTTTTGTATCCAGCGGATGCTCCGACTTCCTCGATCAAATTCCGGACAACGTGCTGACTGTGGAGGATATATTCAAGTCAAAGGATTACGTGGATGATTACCTTACGCAGATTTACGCCAATATACCAAATGAACTTTCTCAGCGTCTGGGCGAACAATTTTCAGGTCCCTGGACAGCCGGCTCAGACGAGGCAAAGTATAACTGGGACTTTAATTATGCTAATAATCTCAACCGGAGTACGTGGGCAACTACTGATGGAACCGTATCGAATCTATGGAATAATTTCTACAAATCGATCCGTAATGCTACCGATTTTATTGATAAAATAGACGGAGCGAACGAGGCGGAAGTAAATACAGCTATGAAATCAAGGTACAAAGCCGAGGCGAGAGCTCTTCGTGCAATGTACTATTATTGGCTGGTACGTATTTATGGACCGGTGCCGATGGTGAATAAAGTTTTGCCTGTCGACGCTCCCCTTAGTGAAGTTCTCCTGCCAAGAAGTTCATTTGATGAATGTATTAGTTTTATTGTAGGTGAATTAGATCAAGCATATAATGACTTGCCAATCATACCGGTAGATGATGAATATGGTCGCATTACGAAGGGGATAGTCAAGGCATTTAAAGTTGAAGCGTTAATGTTAAACGCGAGCCCGTTGTTCAACGGCAATGCAGATATGGCTGGCTTAGTCAATAAAGACGGCAAGCAATTGATTAACCAAAGCTATGATGCTAACAAGTGGAAAGCCGCGGCAGATGCCGCAAAGGAGTTTTTGGATCTTTTTGTTCCTGTCACCTATGATCTTTACGTAGATCCCAGTACTACCTCAGATCCTTTTATAAAGGCATATTTGTCTACAAGAAATGTTATGTCGGCTGAATGGAATAAGGAATGGATCTTTGCTCGTCCGAAATCTATGAATCGGTCAGAATACGATAAAACACCAAAACATGTAGGCTATACGACCGCAGTGCAAGGCGCCGGTGCGCTCGGGGCAACTCAAAAGATGGTTGACGCTTATTTTATGGCTAACGGCCTTTCTATCGGAAACCAGAGTTCAGGCTATCAGTCAACAGGATCTTCGGATTTTAAAGCGCCTTTTGATGTAAAAGCAAGGTCCACTTATAATCAATGGATTAATAGGGAACCACGTTTCTATGTTGGAATTACATATAACAGGAGTTACTGGTTATTTCAGGGTTCCAACACAAGCGAAGTTGTATCGGTAATGGAACTGTCAGGAAATTCCGGCAGGAAGCAGAGTACATCGGATGTATCTCCGACGGGCTACATAGTGCGAAAAAATGTAGTTGGAAATAGTAATGACAGGGGTAATGTACAGCTACGCCTTGCCCAGATTTATCTTGATTATGCGGAAGCGCTAAATGAATATGATCCCGGTAATTCAAATATTCTTAAGTATCTTAACCTGATCCGTGAACGCGCCGGGATTCCTACCTATGGTTCTGGTCAGGGCCAGATTTCCGTACCGGCTACTCAGTCGCTGATGCGTGAAGCAATCCGTAAAGAACGTCAGGTTGAGTTAGCTTTTGAAAATGTGCGATATTTCGATGCCCGCCGTTGGAAAATTGCTTCGACTGAATTTGCCGGGGAAGTCTATGGAATGAACATGTTTGGCGATGGGAACGCCTTTTATGGGAAAACGTTAATTGAAACCAGGACATTCAGGCAAAGAGACTACTTGTGGCCCATACCAAACGATGAGATACTTAAAAATGAATTGATGGTTCAAAATCCTGGGTGGTAA
- a CDS encoding BT_3987 domain-containing protein, translated as MTIIAKMYNIKWMTCRLLLLTVVLTVLGSGCLKDDEYSVDNEGTIYMSQAYQNRAALTLYDIDSIQDINFGASYGGLRAAASDITVSFQVDESLIADYNQRNGTNFIAFPHASYTIPDLNSVIRSGKIDSDPLKIKVDAKQLELGRAYMIPVRMISAGGGTPDPNLSIAYFRIDSLVRRERDITAQAALSVSNENNGGAGAGEGSPKLVDGDASTKYLTQTYVSGMWFQLKFPTAKPVGAYTFISGNDAHTRDPKTWRLEASSDGSNWVMLDRRVDQVFNSFTETRRFEIDNEVPYSYYRVVLEANNGSSIFQMSEWRVIEYY; from the coding sequence ATGACAATTATAGCAAAAATGTATAATATAAAATGGATGACCTGCCGCTTGCTACTGCTAACCGTTGTATTAACTGTCTTGGGTAGCGGATGTTTAAAGGACGACGAGTATTCAGTAGATAATGAAGGTACAATCTATATGTCGCAGGCATATCAAAATAGGGCTGCTTTAACTCTTTATGATATTGATTCGATTCAGGATATCAATTTCGGTGCATCATATGGAGGTTTGAGGGCTGCAGCATCCGACATTACCGTATCATTTCAAGTAGATGAGAGTTTGATAGCTGATTACAATCAGAGAAACGGGACGAATTTTATAGCGTTTCCTCATGCATCGTATACTATTCCAGATTTAAATAGCGTAATCAGGAGTGGTAAAATCGATTCCGATCCATTGAAGATAAAAGTAGATGCGAAGCAACTGGAATTGGGACGTGCGTATATGATCCCGGTTAGAATGATCAGTGCCGGCGGGGGAACTCCAGACCCTAATCTTTCAATAGCCTATTTTCGCATCGATTCGCTGGTGCGTCGTGAGCGCGATATTACTGCACAGGCAGCACTGTCTGTAAGTAACGAAAATAATGGCGGTGCCGGTGCTGGTGAAGGATCTCCGAAGCTGGTAGACGGCGACGCGTCGACTAAATATCTGACACAAACGTATGTTTCCGGAATGTGGTTTCAGCTTAAATTTCCAACAGCAAAGCCGGTAGGTGCTTACACCTTTATTTCTGGTAATGATGCGCATACTCGTGATCCAAAAACCTGGAGATTGGAAGCATCTAGTGATGGTTCGAATTGGGTGATGTTGGATCGTCGTGTAGATCAGGTATTTAACAGCTTCACAGAAACCCGTCGATTTGAAATTGATAATGAGGTCCCTTACAGTTACTACCGGGTTGTACTTGAAGCTAACAATGGATCCAGCATCTTCCAAATGAGTGAATGGCGGGTAATTGAATACTACTAA
- a CDS encoding basic secretory protein-like protein: MLKRLLLIALPLTLCTALSSKAQKNWNDIDLTNATSVDTIKEGKYSLIFIDKSPDLNPEVKSRLITTFFTVYPKEAKKYNKKTTRKVIFFFDPEYDGVAAAGGGIIRFNPEWFRKNPNDIDVVTHEVMHLVQSYPGDAGPGWITEGIADYVRFTMGVSNAAANWKLPEYTSKQSYTDAYRVTARFFYWVEKKGNKGLVKKLDDVMRKGTYTNGFWLKETGKTIDELWKDYSESPALPK, from the coding sequence ATGCTTAAAAGGTTATTACTAATTGCCTTACCTCTTACACTGTGTACAGCGTTGAGCAGTAAGGCTCAGAAAAACTGGAATGATATTGATTTGACTAATGCCACATCAGTTGATACGATAAAGGAAGGTAAATATTCACTAATCTTTATTGATAAATCTCCCGATCTGAATCCTGAGGTAAAGAGTCGACTGATTACGACTTTTTTTACTGTTTATCCGAAGGAAGCAAAAAAATATAATAAGAAGACAACACGGAAAGTTATATTCTTTTTTGATCCGGAATATGATGGAGTTGCAGCTGCCGGAGGCGGTATCATTCGCTTTAATCCTGAATGGTTCAGGAAGAATCCGAATGATATAGATGTGGTTACTCATGAAGTAATGCATCTTGTTCAGAGTTATCCCGGTGATGCAGGACCAGGTTGGATCACTGAGGGTATCGCTGATTATGTCCGCTTTACAATGGGAGTAAGTAATGCCGCTGCCAACTGGAAGTTACCCGAGTATACCAGCAAGCAATCCTATACTGATGCCTACCGTGTCACTGCCCGCTTTTTTTACTGGGTTGAGAAAAAGGGAAATAAAGGGCTTGTAAAGAAACTCGACGATGTTATGAGAAAAGGGACTTACACAAATGGGTTCTGGTTGAAGGAAACCGGTAAAACGATTGATGAACTCTGGAAGGACTATTCCGAATCACCTGCGTTGCCGAAATAG
- a CDS encoding alpha-L-fucosidase has protein sequence MKANKSLTLIIVVFLLIQMGGRAFAQAVPNSRKQLSERQQEFVDLAFGMFIHYNIPTYMEDDWADPDASPAIFNPKKLNTDQWAAAAKSANMSYGCLTTKHHSGFAIWDTKTTPYNVMNSPLKKDVVREYVNSFRKAGLGVMLYYSILDTHHKLRQGHITPAHIQFVKDQLTELLTNYGKIEALIIDGWDAPWSRISYDTVPFEEIYRLIKTLQPECLVTDLNSAKYPGDFLFYSDIKSYEQNAGQHISKENNKLPAMSCLPLQANWFWKSSFPQTPVKDADKLVNDNLVPFNSAYCNFMLNVAPNRDGLIDENALAALKRMGELYKRPAHLPKVPVATAPIISSNLAKKCAVNGSWSNDMWLMDFAVDDDYGTNWLSHPSVKQPWLEFDLGSEKAFNTVVITENSPNVSAYSIEYFSGGKWYPLLNGSQRERIKVNRFDRVWGSKIRFNMKDFRKAPEIAEFGVYNERR, from the coding sequence TTGAAAGCTAATAAGTCGTTAACTCTAATAATAGTTGTTTTCTTGCTGATTCAAATGGGTGGAAGAGCTTTCGCACAGGCAGTTCCGAACAGCAGAAAACAATTGTCGGAACGGCAACAAGAATTTGTTGACCTTGCATTCGGCATGTTCATCCATTATAATATTCCGACCTATATGGAAGATGACTGGGCAGATCCGGACGCTTCACCTGCCATCTTTAATCCTAAAAAGCTTAACACCGACCAATGGGCGGCAGCGGCTAAATCGGCAAATATGAGCTACGGCTGTCTGACGACTAAACATCACAGTGGTTTTGCCATTTGGGACACCAAAACGACTCCGTATAACGTGATGAACAGTCCGCTAAAGAAGGATGTGGTAAGAGAATATGTAAATTCTTTCAGGAAAGCCGGGCTGGGTGTGATGCTATATTATTCGATCCTGGATACGCATCATAAGCTGAGGCAGGGACATATTACGCCTGCGCATATTCAGTTTGTGAAGGACCAGCTGACAGAGCTGCTGACAAATTACGGGAAGATTGAGGCACTGATCATCGACGGGTGGGATGCTCCCTGGTCGAGGATCTCTTATGATACGGTCCCGTTTGAGGAGATCTACAGGCTGATCAAAACGTTGCAGCCTGAGTGCCTGGTGACGGATCTTAATTCGGCTAAGTATCCCGGAGATTTCCTGTTTTATTCGGACATCAAATCGTACGAACAGAACGCAGGACAGCATATCTCCAAAGAGAACAATAAACTGCCGGCGATGTCGTGCCTTCCGCTTCAGGCCAACTGGTTCTGGAAAAGTTCTTTCCCCCAGACTCCTGTAAAGGATGCGGATAAGCTGGTCAATGATAATCTTGTTCCCTTTAACAGTGCCTACTGTAACTTCATGCTGAATGTGGCGCCCAACAGGGATGGTTTGATCGATGAAAATGCCCTTGCTGCTCTTAAGAGGATGGGAGAATTGTATAAAAGACCAGCGCATCTGCCGAAGGTACCGGTGGCGACAGCGCCCATTATATCGTCTAACCTGGCAAAAAAATGTGCCGTGAACGGAAGCTGGAGCAATGATATGTGGCTGATGGATTTTGCTGTGGATGACGATTATGGTACGAATTGGTTATCACATCCATCGGTTAAGCAGCCATGGTTGGAATTTGACCTCGGGAGTGAGAAGGCGTTTAATACGGTTGTGATCACTGAGAATTCTCCTAATGTTTCGGCGTATTCCATTGAATATTTTTCGGGAGGGAAGTGGTACCCTCTGCTGAACGGAAGTCAAAGGGAGCGTATTAAGGTGAACCGCTTTGACCGGGTGTGGGGAAGTAAGATCAGATTCAATATGAAAGATTTTCGTAAGGCTCCGGAGATTGCGGAATTCGGAGTATATAACGAAAGGCGGTAG